A genome region from Nicotiana tabacum cultivar K326 chromosome 13, ASM71507v2, whole genome shotgun sequence includes the following:
- the LOC107795237 gene encoding 5-epiaristolochene 1,3-dihydroxylase-like → MQFFSLVSIFLFLSFLFLLRKWKNSNSQSKKLPPGPWKIPILGSMLHMIGGEPHHVLRDLAKKYGPLMHLQLGEISAVVVTSREMAKEVLKTHDMVFASRPKIVAMDIICYNQSDIAFSPYGDQWRQMRKICVMELLNAKNVRSFSSIRRDEVVRLIDSIRSDSSSGELVNFTQRIIWFASSMTCRSAFGQVLKGQDIFAKKIREVIGLAEGFDVVDIFPSYKFLHVLSGMKRKLLNAHLKVDAIVEDVINEHKKNLAAGKSNGALGGEDLIDVLLRLKNDTSLQFPITNNNIKAVIVDMFAAGTETSSTTTVWAMAEMMKNPSVFTKAQAEVREAFRDKVSFDENDVEELKYLKLVIKETLRLHPPSPLLVPRECREDTDINGYTIPAKTKVMVNVWALGRDPKYWDDAESFKPERFEQCSMDFFGNNFEFLPFGGGRRICPGMSFGLANLYLPLAQLLYHFDWKLPTGIKPRDLDLTELSGITIARKGDLYLNATPYRPSRLI, encoded by the exons ATGCAATTCTTCAGCTTGGTTTCCATTTTCCTATTCCTATCTTTCCTATTTTTGTTGAGGAAATGGAAGAACTCTAATAGCCAAAGCAAAAAATTGCCACCAGGTCCATGGAAAATACCAATACTAGGAAGTATGCTTCATATGATTGGTGGAGAACCACACCATGTCCTTAGAGATTTAGCCAAAAAATATGGACCACTTATGCACCTTCAGTTAGGTGAAATTTCTGCAGTTGTGGTTACTTCTAGGGAGATGGCAAAAGAAGTACTAAAAACTCATGACATGGTTTTTGCATCTAGGCCTAAAATTGTAGCCATGGACATTATCTGTTATAACCAGTCCGACATTGCCTTTAGCCCTTATGGCGACCAGTGGAGACAAATGCGTAAAATTTGTGTCATGGAACTTCTCAATGCAAAGAATGTTCGGTCCTTCAGCTCGATCAGACGTGATGAAGTCGTTCGTCTCATTGACTCTATCCGGTCAGATTCTTCTTCTGGTGAGCTAGTTAATTTTACGCAGAGGATCATTTGGTTTGCAAGCTCCATGACGTGTAGATCAGCATTTGGGCAAGTACTCAAGGGGCAAGATATATTTGCAAAAAAGATCAGAGAAGTAATAGGATTAGCAGAAGGCTTTGATGTGGTAGACATCTTCCCTTCATACAAGTTTCTTCATGTTCTCAGTGGAATGAAGCGTAAACTTCTGAATGCCCACCTTAAGGTAGATGCCATTGTTGAGGATGTCATCAACGAGCACAAGAAAAATCTTGCAGCTGGCAAGAGTAATGGTGCATTAGGAGGTGAAGATCTAATTGATGTCCTACTAAGACTTAAGAATGATACAAGTCTTCAATTTCCCATCAccaacaacaatatcaaagctGTTATTGTT GACATGTTTGCTGCCGGAACGGAAACTTCATCAACAACAACTGTATGGGCTATGGCTGAAATGATGAAGAATCCAAGTGTATTCACCAAAGCTCAAGCAGAAGTGCGAGAAGCCTTTAGGGACAAAGTATCTTTTGATGAAAACGATGTGGAGGAGCTGAAATACTTAAAGTTAGTCATTAAAGAAACTTTGAGACTTCATCCACCCTCTCCACTTTTGGTCCCAAGAGAATGCAGGGAAGACACAGATATAAACGGCTACACTATTCCTGCGAAGACCAAAGTTATGGTTAATGTTTGGGCATTGGGAAGAGATCCAAAATATTGGGATGACGCCGAAAGCTTTAAGCCAGAGAGATTTGAGCAATGCTCTATGGATTTTTTTGGTAATAATTTTGAGTTTCTTCCCTTTGGTGGTGGACGGAGAATTTGTCCTGGAATGTCATTTGGTTTAGCTAATCTTTACTTGCCATTGGCCCAATTGCTGTATCACTTCGACTGGAAACTCCCAACTGGAATCAAGCCAAGAGACTTGGACTTGACTGAATTATCTGGAATAACTATTGCTAGAAAGGGTGACCTTTACTTAAATGCCACTCCTTATCGACCGTCGAGACTAATTTAG
- the LOC142168265 gene encoding uncharacterized protein LOC142168265: MGSCNGIQPIPANPTLAQIKAHSDEKTKKYKAKTIIQNSVVGSIFSKIIACETTKEAWKTLKQEYQGSERGRQNQILNLKRDFESLRMQDDETMAKYSDRISLIINKIRLLGEDFKDDKIVEKILVTIPERFESKISSLEESKDLSTISVAELISAIQAQEQRRAFRQDKVTEDIFYAKHQKEKVDYPYCKYCKKKTHLENFCWWRPDALCENCKQKGHVTKVYKFKDAHAQALIAEEGIEDDLL, from the coding sequence ATGGGAAGTtgtaatggaatacaaccaattcCTGCAAATCCTACCCTTGCCCAAATCAAAGCTCATTCAGATGAGAAAACCAAAAAATACAAAGCCAAAACTATAATTCAAAATTCAGTTGTAGGTTCAATCTTCTCTAAAATTATTGCATGTGAGACAACAAAAGAAGCTTGGAAAACACTCAAACAGGAGTATCAAGGAAGTGAACGAGGCAGACAAAAtcagattttaaatttgaaaagagatttTGAATCTCTTAGAATGCAAGATGACGAGACTATGGCTAAGTATTCTGACCGGATTTCTTTAATTATCAATAAAATCAGGTTACTTGGCGAGGATTTCAAAGATGACAAGATAGTTGAAAAAATTCTTGTGACAATTCCTGAGAGATTTGAATCCAAAATTTCCTCTCTCGAAGAGTCTAAAGATCTCTCTACCATCTCTGTTGCAGAATTAATAAGTGCTATTCAAGCACAAGAGCAAAGAAGGGCCTTCAGACAAGACAAAGTTACTGAGGATATTTTTTATGCGaaacaccaaaaagaaaaagtcgATTATCCTTAttgcaaatattgcaaaaagaaaacacacttagaaaatttttgtTGGTGGAGACCTGATGCGTTATGTGAAAATTGCAAACAAAAAGGTCATGTTACAAAAGTGTACAAGTTCAAAGATGCTCATGCACAAGCACTAATAGCAGAAGAAGGAATTGAGGATGACCTTCTTTAG